From Lepus europaeus isolate LE1 chromosome 3, mLepTim1.pri, whole genome shotgun sequence, a single genomic window includes:
- the LOC133757013 gene encoding FUN14 domain-containing protein 1-like, with the protein MMTFNPLPQEYESDDNSYEVLDITEYARRHHWWYQVFGHSSGPMVEKYSVATQIVMGGVTGWCAGFLFQKVGKFAATALGGGFLLLQIARYSGYVQIDWKRVENDLNKATRQIKKRANKATPEISNIIEEATECIKQNIVISSGFLGGFLLGFAF; encoded by the coding sequence ATGATGACCTTTAACCCCTTGCCCCAAGAATATGAAAGTGATGACAACTCTTATGAAGTGTTGGATATAACTGAATATGCAAGAAGACACCACTGGTGGTATCAAGTGTTTGGCCACAGTTCGGGACCTATGGTAGAAAAATACTCAGTAGCTACCCAGATTGTAATGGGTGGTGTGACTGGCTGGTGTGCAGGATTTTTGTTCCAGAAGGTCGGAAAATTTGCAGCAACTGCATTAGGGGGTGGTTTTCTTCTGCTTCAGATTGCCAGGTACAGTGGCTATGTGCAAATTGACTggaagagagttgaaaatgattTAAACAAAGCAACAAGGCAGATTAAGAAACGAGCAAATAAAGCAACACCTGAAATCAGCAATATTATCGAAGAAGCAACAGAATGTATCAAACAGAATATTGTGATATCCAGTGGATTTCTGGGAGGCTTTTTGCTAGGCTTTGCATTTTAA